In Primulina eburnea isolate SZY01 chromosome 3, ASM2296580v1, whole genome shotgun sequence, one DNA window encodes the following:
- the LOC140826868 gene encoding uncharacterized protein yields the protein MAPTRRANQDTSRALEENNTRLSGAGGLPPPNGPQPTIHLTPEELRKIITDAVNMANAKKAASHQASQHEQQRKQAQEEERREEDRESAGSKSPTIAGELEELRKKVKALEGQAVSKGSISVIKGCPFSDIIIREPLPGHFKSAKIKDYDGSSDPEEHLARFENMAMLHCYEDPIKCKVFLTTLVDSAQRWFEGLAPQSICYFEDFQKVFLHQFSSSKKYKKTAFSLFEVKQRQDETLRAYLKIFNRVALDVPTCAPETKTTAFMQGLWEGDFFRSLTKKLPENFEDLLSRAEKYINMEEAQNQKREALKRARGDRTYKTEERAPKKSGGGHFPHVPLKMARDREIQECRSNEVLPPRSEARISKPEQKRYCTLHKNCAHDTNQCRVLGRNANRRPLSAPHPPRERSKQPPWLSRRSSLNIPQRTMSTPSGRRGGETSTREERIKPAGGEDPSPSRGVIKMISGGSTDGDSNRARKARGRRECLEVDGKRRDEPIISFGPEDLQGVSLPHNDALVIQARIANYDVLRIFVDNESSVNVIFKDALIQMDLHEYQLETVETALFGFAGHAVYPEGEIALPLTLGTGDLRKTVITTFTVVDAPSSYNVIIGRPAMNEMRAVASTYHQKIKFPVKGQVGEVKGDQPSSRRCYGETVRIDQKKARREGKGKEHQEEAREREVHFVAEEEQESVEIEPGKNIRIARDICATTRVKLLQCLKTNADIFAWSQQELSGISPQVAEHKLNILPGSRSIKQKKRHFGPEKDKIIEKQVEELLRAGHIREVHFPSWLSNVVLVPKSTGKWRMCVDFRDLNKACPKDCYPLPRIDQLVDSTSGCELLSFLDAYQGYHQIPLATEDQDKASFITSGGTFCYVMMPFGLKNAGATYQRLMNLVFHKQIGRNIEVYVDDILIKTREVAHFIDDLSETFATLKQYQIKLNPAKCVFGVKSGKFLGFMVTDRGIEVNPEKIQAIVDMPSPQSVRDVQKLTGRIAALSRFISRSAHRSYPFFQVLRKAQKFGWDDNCEQAFQNLKKHLAELPVLAKPEPGEKLWVYLSATEIAVSSVLVKEEGTDQKPVYYVSHALRGAEMRYSELEKIALALVMTARKLRPYFLSHPIVVLTNSPLEEL from the coding sequence ATGGCTCCGACTAGGAGAGCAAACCAGGACACCTCTCGAGCCCTAGAGGAAAACAATACACGTCTCTCTGGCGCAGGTGGTCTCCCCCCCCCTAATGGTCCTCAACCCACCATTCATTTGACTCCCGAAGAGTTGCGAAAAATCATAACCGATGCTGTCAACATGGCTAACGCAAAAAAGGCTGCTTCTCACCAGGCCAGTCAGCACGAACAGCAGCGTAAGCAAGCACAAGAAGAAGAGAGAAGGGAAGAAGATAGGGAAAGCGCAGGTTCTAAATCTCCCACTATCGCTGGAGAATTGGAAGAATTAAGAAAAAAAGTGAAAGCATTGGAAGGGCAGGCTGTCTCCAAGGGCAGTATTTCTGTAATCAAAGGCTGCCCATTCTCTGACATCATCATCCGGGAACCACTTCCCGGGCATTTCAAGTCGGCAAAAATCAAAGATTACGATGGGAGCTCTGATCCTGAGGAACACCTCGCGCGTTTCGAAAATATGGCCATGTTGCACTGTTATGAAGACCCAATCAAATGTAAAGTATTTCTTACCACTCTGGTTGATTCCGCACAGAGATGGTTTGAAGGGTTGGCACCACAAAGCATCTGTTACTTTGAAGACTTTCAAAAAGTGTTCTTGCATCAATTTAGCAGCAGTAAAAAGTACAAAAAGACCGCCTTCAGTTTATTCGAAGTAAAGCAAAGGCAAGATGAAACCCTGAGGGCTTATCTCAAAATATTCAATCGGGTGGCCCTTGATGTGCCGACCTGTGCACCCGAGACAAAAACCACCGCATTTATGCAAGGGTTATGGGAAGGGGATTTCTTCCGATCCTTAACCAAAAAACTGCCTGAAAATTTTGAGGATCTCCTGTCACGAGCGGAGAAATATATCAATATGGAAGAAGCACAAAACCAAAAAAGAGAGGCCTTGAAAAGAGCAAGAGGAGATCGGACTTACAAAACTGAAGAAAGAGCTCCTAAGAAAAGTGGTGGGGGTCACTTTCCCCATGTGCCCTTAAAGATGGCTCGGGACAGAGAGATTCAAGAGTGCAGGTCGAATGAAGTTCTTCCTCCCCGTTCCGAGGCCAGAATCTCCAAGCCAGAACAAAAGAGGTACTGTACCCTTCATAAAAATTGTGCTCACGATACTAATCAGTGCCGAGTCCTGGGAAGAAATGCTAATAGACGTCCCTTGTCCGCGCCTCACCCGCCACGAGAACGATCTAAACAACCGCCCTGGTTGTCCAGACGTTCATCGCTGAATATTCCCCAAAGAACGATGAGCACTCCAAGTGGAAGACGAGGAGGAGAAACGAGTACCCGGGAAGAGAGAATCAAGCCAGCGGGAGGAGAGGATCCTTCTCCGAGTCGAGGAGTAATCAAAATGATTTCGGGGGGATCTACTGATGGCGACTCTAATCGGGCAAGGAAGGCGAGGGGTAGAAGGGAGTGTCTAGAAGTTGATGGTAAAAGAAGAGACGAGCCGATTATAAGTTTTGGACCAGAAGATCTCCAAGGAGTAAGTTTACCTCACAATGATGCTCTGGTCATTCAGGCCCGCATCGCCAACTACGATGTGTTAAGAATTTTCGTGGATAATGAGAGCTCTGTCAATGTTATTTTCAAAGATGCCCTCATCCAAATGGATCTGCATGAATACCAGCTGGAAACTGTGGAAACCGCCCTGTTCGGGTTTGCTGGTCACGCCGTGTATCCAGAAGGGGAAATTGCTCTACCCCTGACTCTGGGCACCGGAGACTTGAGAAAAACTGTAATAACTACTTTCACAGTAGTGGACGCCCCATCCTCATATAATGTCATCATAGGGAGACCAGCCATGAATGAAATGAGAGCAGTGGCCTCGACGTACCACCAAAAGATCAAATTCCCAGTGAAAGGACAGGTCGGAGAAGTTAAGGGCGACCAGCCCTCTTCTCGAAGATGTTATGGAGAAACAGTCCGAATTGATCAGAAGAAGGCAAGAAGGGAAGGGAAGGGGAAAGAACACCAGGAGGAAGCCCGGGAAAGGGAAGTACACTTTGTGGCGGAAGAAGAGCAAGAATCGGTGGAGATTGAGCCAGGAAAGAACATCCGGATAGCCCGGGACATCTGCGCCACTACCCGGGTAAAACTCTTGCAATGTTTGAAAACTAATGCCGATATCTTTGCTTGGTCTCAGCAGGAACTGTCCGGGATCTCGCCCCAAGTGGCCGAGCATAAACTAAATATCCTCCCGGGGTCCCGGTCAATTAAGCAGAAAAAGCGACATTTCGGTCCAGAGAaagataaaataattgaaaaacaggTTGAAGAATTGCTGAGGGCTGGGCACATTAGGGAAGTCCATTTCCCTTCTTGGCTATCGAACGTAGTTCTCGTCCCAAAGTCTACTGGGAAATGGAGAATGTGCGTAGATTTCAGAGATCTGAATAAAGCTTGCCCAAAGGATTGTTACCCGCTCCCTCGGATCGATCAGCTAGTCGATTCCACTTCTGGGTGTGAACTCTTGAGCTTTTTGGATGCATATCAGGGATATCATCAGATCCCTTTAGCTACAGAAGATCAAGACAAAGCTAGTTTCATCACTTCCGGAGGAACTTTTTGTTATGTCATGATGCCTTTTGGATTAAAGAATGCAGGAGCCACGTACCAACGATTGATGAATCTGGTTTTTCACAAACAGATAGGTCGCAATATCGAGgtgtatgtggatgacattCTCATCAAGACTCGAGAAGTGGCTCATTTTATTGACGACTTGTCAGAAACTTTCGCCACTCTGAAACAGTACCAAATAAAGCTTAACCCGGCCAAATGTGTGTTTGGGGTTAAGAGCGGAAAATTCTTGGGGTTCATGGTCACGGATCGAGGGATAGAGGTTAACCCAGAGAAAATCCAGGCCATCGTGGACATGCCCTCTCCTCAGTCCGTTCGAGATGTGCAGAAACTGACAGGGAGGATTGCGGCCTTATCACGCTTCATTTCCCGATCTGCACACCGTAGCTATCCTTTCTTTCAAGTTCTGAGGAAAGCACAGAAATTCGGCTGGGATGACAACTGCGAGCAGGcctttcaaaatttgaaaaaacacCTGGCTGAACTGCCCGTCTTGGCAAAACCCGAGCCCGGAGAAAAATTGTGGGTCTATCTCTCAGCCACCGAAATTGCTGTTAGTTCCGTACTCGTCAAGGAAGAAGGGACCGATCAGAAGCCTGTCTACTATGTCAGTCACGCCCTTCGCGGAGCCGAGATGAGATACAGTGAATTAGAAAAGATTGCTCTGGCTTTGGTAATGACTGCTCGAAAGCTGAGACCGTATTTCCTATCACATCCCATTGTGGTCCTCACTAATTCTCCTCTCGAAGAATTATGA
- the LOC140826906 gene encoding BRASSINOSTEROID INSENSITIVE 1-associated receptor kinase 1-like, producing MSKVYDDWERLVGAVLKREELRQIALYPSFSSFSSSSISSDFRFDPSFQHVSVANCATGATRGWVVARLLAAPAIALDWYRRRKPEKYFFDGPEVHLGQLERFSLRELRVASDNFSNKNILGRGGFCTVYKGRLADGSLVAVKRLEETHNQPGELQFQTEVEMISLAVHRNILRLRGFCMTPTERLLVYPYMANGSVASCLRERPEPQPPLDWQIRKRIALGSARGLAFLHDHCDPKIIHRDVKAASILLDEDFEAVVGNFGLAKLMDSEDTHVTTAVRGTIGHIAPEYLSTGRCSEKTDVFGYGVMLLELITGLRAFDLARLANDDDVMLLDWKYFDSVHFKFIHEDIYALEKCQVRGLLKEKRLETRVDADLRGNYVEEEVEQLIQLALLCTQSSPLERPKMSEVVMMPRYVPGS from the exons ATGTCGAAGGTGTACGACGACTGGGAGCGACTGGTTGGAGCCGTTTTAAAAAGAGAGGAGCTTAGGCAAATTGCGCTTTACCCCAGCTTCAGCTCCTTCTCCAGCTCCTCCATTTCATCTGATTTCCGTTTCGATCCATCCTTTCAACATGTTTCTG TTGCCAACTGCGCTACTGGAGCCACTAGAGGATGGGTTGTTGCCCGTCTACTTGCTGCCCCTGCAATTGCGCTTGATTGGTATCGAAGAAGGAAGCCAgagaaatatttctttgatgGTCCTG AAGTACATCTGGGACAGCTCGAAAGATTTTCACTACGCGAATTGCGAGTTGCATCAGATAATTTCAGTAATAAAAATATCCTTGGAAGAGGTGGATTTTGTACGGTTTACAAAGGTCGGTTAGCTGATGGTTCTCTAGTAGCAGTAAAAAGACTGGAAGAAACACACAATCAACCTGGGGAGCTTCAATTCCAAACAGAAGTGGAAATGATCAGCTTGGCTGTGCATCGAAATATACTGCGCTTGCGTGGCTTTTGCATGACTCCTACAGAAAGGTTGCTTGTTTATCCTTATATGGCTAATGGAAGTGTTGCATCGTGCTTGAGAG AAAGACCTGAACCTCAACCTCCCCTTGATTGGCAAATAAGAAAACGGATAGCATTGGGGTCTGCGAGGGGACTTGCTTTTTTGCATGACCACTGTGACCCTAAGATCATTCACCGGGATGTCAAAGCTGCGAGTATATTATTGGATGAGGACTTTGAAGCAGTTGTAGGTAACTTTGGGCTGGCCAAACTTATGGACTCCGAGGATACTCATGTTACCACGGCTGTTCGTGGAACAATTGGTCATATTGCTCCCGAATACCTCTCCACTGGTAGATGCTCCGAGAAAACTGATGTTTTTGGTTATGGGGTCATGCTTCTTGAGCTGATCACTGGTCTGAGAGCTTTTGATCTTGCTCGGCTTGCCAATGACGATGATGTGATGTTACTCGATTGG AAATATTTCGACAGTGTCCACTTCAAGTTTATACATGAAGATATATATGCACTTGAAAAATGTCAGGTCAGGGGACTTTTGAAGGAAAAGAGGTTGGAGACGCGAGTCGATGCTGATCTTCGAGGTAACTACGTAGAAGAGGAAGTAGAACAACTGATCCAATTAGCTCTGCTCTGCACACAGAGCTCCCCATTGGAGCGTCCCAAGATGTCCGAAGTCGTGATGATGCCCCGATATGTCCCGGGCAGTTGA